In one window of Comamonas testosteroni DNA:
- a CDS encoding urease accessory protein UreF: MTTPTEPLLALGAQSFLQLMWLASPALPIGGFSYSEGLEAAINAALVTTETEAAGWLVQQLHLTQSRGDMAVIAQAMQAWKSADLARIASLNQWVRVTRETSELRLQTEQMGRSLTEWLKNRYADDTTLLAPIRWLAAQDASYPIAFSFAAQCTGATPRDALLAYAFGWAENMVQAAIKAVPLGQSAGQRILARLTSEIPAAVEYALALPDSARQAFSPMLAILSAQHEHQYSRLFRS, encoded by the coding sequence ATGACCACGCCCACTGAGCCACTGCTGGCTCTTGGCGCGCAGAGCTTTCTGCAGCTGATGTGGCTGGCCTCGCCGGCGCTGCCCATCGGCGGTTTTTCCTATTCTGAAGGGCTAGAAGCGGCCATCAATGCAGCGCTGGTGACAACGGAAACAGAGGCCGCCGGCTGGCTGGTGCAGCAGCTGCATCTGACCCAGTCGCGCGGGGACATGGCCGTGATTGCGCAGGCCATGCAGGCCTGGAAAAGCGCGGATCTGGCGCGCATTGCCAGCCTCAACCAGTGGGTAAGAGTCACGCGCGAAACCAGCGAGTTGCGCCTGCAGACCGAGCAGATGGGCCGCTCGCTGACCGAGTGGCTGAAAAACCGCTACGCCGATGACACAACCCTGCTCGCCCCCATCCGCTGGCTGGCCGCGCAGGATGCCAGCTACCCCATCGCCTTCTCGTTTGCGGCGCAATGCACCGGCGCCACGCCGCGCGATGCACTGCTGGCCTATGCCTTTGGCTGGGCAGAGAACATGGTTCAAGCCGCCATCAAGGCCGTCCCCCTGGGCCAGAGCGCCGGCCAGCGCATTCTGGCTCGACTGACTTCCGAGATTCCCGCCGCCGTCGAATACGCACTGGCATTGCCGGACAGCGCAAGACAGGCTTTTTCGCCCATGCTGGCCATTCTCTCGGCCCAGCATGAACACCAGTATTCTCGACTTTTCCGTAGCTGA